The following proteins come from a genomic window of Phaseolus vulgaris cultivar G19833 unplaced genomic scaffold, P. vulgaris v2.0 scaffold_411, whole genome shotgun sequence:
- the LOC137817635 gene encoding uncharacterized protein: MWAYRMTFKTPTGLSPFQLIYGKARHLPLELEHKAYWALKTLNLDAKAAGERENCKSINLKRRLNAYSSSKLYKERTKKYHDKKIVERNFYPGQSVLLINSRLKLFPGKLKSKWMVD, from the exons ATGTGGGCGTATAGAATGACATTTAAAACTCCTACTGGCCTTTCCCCATTTCAGCTGATTTATGGGAAAGCCCGTCATCTTCCTTTGGAATTAGAGCATAAAGCATATTGGGCATTAAAGACACTAAATTTAGATGCTAAAGCAGCTGGGGAAAGAGAAAACTGCAAATCCATAAACTTGAAGAGGAGGTTAAACGCATATAGTTCCTCAAAGCTTTATAAGGAACGCACAAAGAAATATCATGACAAGAAGATTGTGGAAAGAAATTTTTACCCTGGGCAATCTGTGCTTTTAATCAACTCTAGATTGAAACTTTTTCCTGGAAAGTTAAAATCTAAATG gatggTTGATTAG